In Quercus robur chromosome 11, dhQueRobu3.1, whole genome shotgun sequence, the following proteins share a genomic window:
- the LOC126704729 gene encoding uncharacterized protein LOC126704729, with protein MEVFSRMLQRVEGAGLIRGFKADGRRGGGECVSHLLFAEDTILFCDVVVEQILHVQLLLLCFQAVTGLKVNVQKSEMVPIGEVNDVHALAKILGCRIGTLPMSYLGMLLGASHKSPSIWNPILEKIERKLAGWKKLYLSQGG; from the coding sequence atGGAAGTTTTCAGCAGGATGTTGCAGAGAGTTGAGGGTGCTGGCTTAATCCGTGGTTTTAAAGCTGATGGTAGGAGGGGTGGTGGGGAATGTGTTTCACATCTCTTGTTTGCAGAAGATACAATTCTATTTTGTGATGTAGTTGTGGAGCAAATCCTTCATGTTCAATTGTTGTTACTTTGTTTTCAGGCTGTGACAGGCTTGAAGGTCAATGTGCAGAAGAGTGAAATGGTTCCAATAGGAGAAGTAAATGATGTCCATGCCTTGGCTAAGATATTGGGCTGTAGGATTGGAACTTTGCCTATGTCTTATCTTGGCATGCTGTTGGGGGCCTCTCATAAATCACCttcaatttggaatcctattctaGAAAAAATTGAGCGAAAGTTGGCCGGATGGAAGAAGCTGTATTTGTCTCAGGGGGGGTAG